Genomic DNA from Cupriavidus pauculus:
GGAACACCGCGCGCCAGCCCAGGTATTGCGCGAGCATGCTCGAGAGCGGCCGCGCCAGCAGGATGCCGGTGAGCAGCCCACCCATGATCGTACCGACCGTCCGCCCGCGCTGCGCTTCCGGCGCGAGATGCGCGGCCAGCGGAATCAGGATCTGCACGCTGACCGAACTCAGGCCGAGCAGCAGCGAGACCAGCAGGAACGGCCCCGGGTGGGAGGACACCGCCGCGCCGAGCAGGCTCGCGGCGGTGGCGATGCCGCTGATGACGAGCAGGCGCCGGTTCTCGAGCAGATCCGCGAGCGGCACGAGGAAGAACAGCCCGATCGCGTAGCCGATCTGCGTCAGCGACACGATAAAGCTCGCGCTCGGGACGGACAGGCCCACTGCGGGCGCGATCAGTTCGATGATCGGCTGCGCGTAGTACAGGTTGGCGACGAGCAGGCCCGCGCAGAGCGCGAACAGTGCGACCAGCGTGCCGGACATGCCGGCGTGGTCGGCGGTGGGTGAGGACGAGTGCATGATTCCGATCCGAAAGACGAGGGAGGACGATGGACGGATCGTAGAGGCTTGTATGCGCGCGGGGAAGCGCAACGCCGGACAAATCAGCGTTGCGGGCGACGCAATGCGCGCGCGACGGCCCTAGGCTGCGGGCGAAGGACGCAACGTGGGCAACGTCTGCAGGAATGCGAGAAACGCGGCGACGCGCCGCGAGCCTCGCTGATTGGGCAGATATAGCGCAGAAACCACAGACATCGACTGGTCGGGATGAATGTCCCAGTCGCCGAACAATGCCGTTACGCGTCCGCTGGCGATATCGTCATCGACGAGCCAGTCCGGCAGCAGCGCGATGCCGCCGTCGGCGCGCAATACCTCGAGCAGCACCTCGGTATTGTTGCTGCGGAAATGGCCGGCGATCGGCACCGTCTCGCTTGCGTCGTCCCGCCGGAAGGTCCAGACCTGATCGCGCGTGCCGTAGCTGAAGCGCAGGCATCGATGCTCGACGAGATCCATCGGCGCCGCGGGCGTGCCGTGACGGGCCAGATAGGCGGGCGTGGCGACCACGCGCCGATGAAAGCGGCCGATCTCGCGCGCGATCACGTTGTCGTACGCGGCCGCGCCGCCCAGCCGCACCGATACGTCGATGCGCGCGGTGAGCAGATCGACGATATCGTCCGTGAGCGTGACTTCGAGTTCGAGCTGCGGATGGGCGGCGAGCCACGCGCCGAGATAGGGCGCGATGCAGCGGCGCCCGAAGGCCACCGGTATCGAGACGCGCAACTGTCCGACGGGCGGGTGCGATGCGTCGCCGCGATCGGCGATCATCGCATCGGCTTCCTCTACCGCTTCGAGAATGCCACGTGCCTGCCGGTAGTACGCGGCGCCGGCCTCGGTCACGGTGACCTGCCGCGTCGAGCGGTTGAGCAGCACCGCGCCGAGCGATGCCTCCAGTCCGTCCAGCGCGCGCGTGACCGACGAAGTGGCCAGTTGCAGGCGCCGCGCGGCCGCGGAGAAACCCTTGGCGTCGACGGTCTCGACGAACATCTTCAGCGCGAGCAGTTTGTCCATCGGCTTACTTGCCGGTGTCGCGCAGCTTGCGCATCGCGGCCGGCGCGCCGTGCAGGAACATATCGACCTTCTGGCGGATGACCGCGTCGAGGTCGGTCGGCACTTTCAGCCCGTAGATCCATTTGCGCACACCAATATAGAAGATCGCGGCATGCAGGCTCCAGATCATCTCGATCTCGGCATCGGTCTCGGCCGCGCCGCGCGGCGGCCCAATCTCGTATGCCTCGCGCACTTCGGCCAGTACCGGCAGGAAGACCTTGCTGCGCAGCTTGCTCAGGTACTTGTTGTTGATGCCTTCGTGCGTCAGGCCAGCGAAGATGAACAGGCGAATCCACTCCTCGCGCAGGATCACGGACGAATAGTCGACATAGAACGCATGGAGCCGCTCCGTCAGCGGGACCGACCGATCCGCGATCTGGCGCTCCCAGACCGGACGCCACTGGAACACTTCGTTGTACACGCGTTCGATCAGCGCTTCCTTGCTGTCGAAGTAGCGGTACAGCAGGGGCTGCGTGACGCCGATCTGCCGCGCAAGCTCGCGCGTGCTGCCCGCGAACCCGTTGCGCGTGAAGTGCTCGATCGCCTTTTCCACGATCTGCTGCTCGCGCTCTTCGGGCAGAAGCCGCCGCGTGGTCTTCGCGGTGCCGTCGTCGCGGGCGGGCGCGTTGCTGGACTCCATGGATGTGGACCTCTGGCGATGGGATGGCGGATGACGTACGGATTCTACCGTCCGCCATCGCGCTGCGTCATTCCCGCGTGTGTCATCCCGCGGTATCGAGCTTGCCGAGTTCGCAATCGACGCGCTGGTTCTGGTAGGCCGTGCGTTCCCACGCGCCGCGCGCCGAACGATCCGTCACCGAGAACAGGAAGATGCCGGCGAAAGCGACCGCCATCGAGAACAGCGCGGGATACTCGTACGGATAGATCGCCGTCGCGTGACCGAGCACCTGCACCCAGACCGTCGGACTCAGCACCGTCAGGACCACGGCCGTGACGAGCCCCAGCGTGCCGCCCGCCACCGCGCCGCGCGTGGTGAGGCCGCGCCAGTAGATCGACAGCAGCAGCACCGGAAAGTTGGAGCTGGCGGCGATCGAGAACGTCAGGCTGACGATAAACGCGATGGTCTGCTTCTCGAACAAAATGCCGAGCAGGATCGACAGTACGCCGAGCACGAGCGTGGTCAGGCGCGAGACGCGCATTTCGTCGCGGTCCGAGGCTTTGCCGCCGCGCATCACGGTGGCATAGAGATCGTGCGACACCGCCGAGGCGCCCGCGAGCGTCAGGCCCGCGACCACGGCGAGGATCGTCGAGAACGCCACCGCGCAGATAAAGCCGAGGAACACGTTGCCGCCGACGGCATGGGCGAGATGCACCGCCACCATGTTCACGCCGCCGATGACCTTGCCCGCGCCGTCGTGATAGCTCGCATCGTTGGCCACGAGCGCGATGGTGCCGAAGCCGATCACGATGATCAGCGCGTAGCCGGTGCCGACGATGCCCGTCGCGTACAGCACGCTCTTGCGCGCGGCCTTGACGTCGCCGACCGTGAAGAAGCGCATGAGGATGTGCGGCAGGCCCGCGGTACCGAAAATCAGCGCAAG
This window encodes:
- a CDS encoding TetR/AcrR family transcriptional regulator; amino-acid sequence: MEKAIEHFTRNGFAGSTRELARQIGVTQPLLYRYFDSKEALIERVYNEVFQWRPVWERQIADRSVPLTERLHAFYVDYSSVILREEWIRLFIFAGLTHEGINNKYLSKLRSKVFLPVLAEVREAYEIGPPRGAAETDAEIEMIWSLHAAIFYIGVRKWIYGLKVPTDLDAVIRQKVDMFLHGAPAAMRKLRDTGK
- a CDS encoding LysR family transcriptional regulator — protein: MDKLLALKMFVETVDAKGFSAAARRLQLATSSVTRALDGLEASLGAVLLNRSTRQVTVTEAGAAYYRQARGILEAVEEADAMIADRGDASHPPVGQLRVSIPVAFGRRCIAPYLGAWLAAHPQLELEVTLTDDIVDLLTARIDVSVRLGGAAAYDNVIAREIGRFHRRVVATPAYLARHGTPAAPMDLVEHRCLRFSYGTRDQVWTFRRDDASETVPIAGHFRSNNTEVLLEVLRADGGIALLPDWLVDDDIASGRVTALFGDWDIHPDQSMSVVSALYLPNQRGSRRVAAFLAFLQTLPTLRPSPAA
- a CDS encoding cation acetate symporter, with product MSIGQGLNTIAIGMFLVFVIATLAVTRWAARRNHSVADHYAAGGRITAMQNGWAIAGDYMSAASLLGISALVFTSGYDGLIYSIGFLASWPIILFLIAEPLRNLGRYTLADVLSYRLRQRPIRAFSASSSIVIVLLYLVSQMVGAGKLVELLFGFSYTSAVVIVGVLMVVYVFFGGMLATTWIQIIKAVMLLAGAAFMAFMVLSRFGFSLDSLFSSAIAAHAKHDGIMRPGGLVSDPVSAVSLGLALIFGTAGLPHILMRFFTVGDVKAARKSVLYATGIVGTGYALIIVIGFGTIALVANDASYHDGAGKVIGGVNMVAVHLAHAVGGNVFLGFICAVAFSTILAVVAGLTLAGASAVSHDLYATVMRGGKASDRDEMRVSRLTTLVLGVLSILLGILFEKQTIAFIVSLTFSIAASSNFPVLLLSIYWRGLTTRGAVAGGTLGLVTAVVLTVLSPTVWVQVLGHATAIYPYEYPALFSMAVAFAGIFLFSVTDRSARGAWERTAYQNQRVDCELGKLDTAG